In one Mustela lutreola isolate mMusLut2 chromosome 8, mMusLut2.pri, whole genome shotgun sequence genomic region, the following are encoded:
- the LOC131838970 gene encoding cationic amino acid transporter 3-like, giving the protein MLRQALRRFGQKLVSRRPLEKEVYEFEFGKKLRTLDLVALGVGNTVGVGIYFLANEVARNQAGPSIVICFLVAGLTSLLAGLCYAEFSARVPHSGSAYLYSYITLGELWAFISGWNIILSLVVDVFIVVQAWILTFDIFNGNHISETQQEIISQYVPQVTAENLRYFFVIFLVLVLELQSTSWSGFVIVFRLFTLVKVLVLSFFIISGFMKGDLHNWKLTEEDYIQAGLNGTSSLGPLGSGGFVPFGFEGILRGSATCFYAFIGFGIIVTRVRKSHNPQRSIPRGIVISQLICFLLYFGVSVALTLMVPYYQLRPGSTLPEAFLHIGWVPAYYVLAFAIFCSILVNTYWGFMFRIHRRIRMMAEDNILFPFLARIHTNTYARIISTVTFGSIATIMVFFFGLTDLLHFTSFEALISYSLVALCVLIIRYQPERRKEENQPEVQEENGQIETKLQEENEENETEVQQENGGNEIQVQGKTAHAIEKLTLRRLFFPGSSTPTPLSGQIVYVCSSLLVLLLILLCLVLAHWPSLLSGDPVPVSMVVLLLVLITGITGVIWRQPQSSTRLQFKVPAVPLLPLLSIFVNVCLMMQMSAVTWAWFGVWMLIGFALYFGYGIQQSLVT; this is encoded by the coding sequence ATGCTGCGTCAGGCACTTCGCAGGTTTGGTCAAAAGCTGGTAAGCAGACGTCCACTGGAGAAAGAAGTATATGAGTTTGAATTTGGCAAAAAGCTAAGGACTCTGGATTTAGTGGCCCTGGGTGTGGGCAACACAGTGGGTGTTGGTATATACTTCCTGGCTAATGAGGTGGCCAGGAATCAAGCAGGACCATCCATTGTGATCTGCTTTTTGGTGGCAGGTCTAACATCACTGTTGGCTGGGCTGTGCTATGCGGAGTTTAGTGCCCGGGTTCCCCATTCTGGCTCTGCATATCTCTACAGCTACATCACTTTAGGTGAACTCTGGGCTTTCATCTCTGGCTGGAATATCATCCTCTCCCTTGTTGTTGATGTATTCATTGTGGTCCAGGCCTGGATCTTAACTTTTGACATCTTCAATGGGAACCACATCTCTGAGACCCAGCAAGAGATCATCTCACAGTATGTTCCCCAAGTCACTGCAGAAAATCTACGCTACTTTTTTGTCATCTTTCTGGTTTTGGTCTTGGAACTGCAATCTACGAGTTGGAGTGGGTTTGTCATAGTTTTCAGACTGTTCACATTGGTGAAGGTTTTGGTTCTCAGCTTTTTCATCATCTCTGGCTTCATGAAGGGGGACTTGCACAACTGGAAACTCACAGAAGAGGACTACATACAGGCTGGACTCAACGGCACCTCTAGCTTGGGCCCTCTGGGCTCTGGAGGATTTGTCCCTTTTGGCTTTGAGGGCATTCTCCGTGGATCAGCTACCTGTTTCTATGCATTTATAGGTTTTGGCATTATTGTTACCAGAGTCAGAAAATCACACAATCCCCAGCGTTCCATCCCCAGAGGCATTGTGATTTCACAGCTCATCTGCTTTTTGCTATATTTTGGTGTCTCTGTGGCACTTACACTCATGGTTCCTTACTACCAGCTTCGACCTGGGAGCACCTTGCCTGAGGCATTTCTTCATATTGGCTGGGTCCCTGCCTATTATGTTCTAGCTTTTGCAATTTTCTGTAGTATTCTTGTCAACACCTATTGGGGCTTTATGTTCCGTATACATCGGAGGATACGCATGATGGCAGAGGACAACATCTTGTTCCCTTTTCTTGCCAGGATCCATACTAACACATATGCCCGTATCATATCCACTGTGACCTTTGGCAGTATTGCAACAATCATGGTATTCTTCTTTGGACTCACTGATCTTCTGCACTTCACATCATTTGAGGCCTTGATATCTTATTCGCTGGTAGCTCTTTGTGTTCTCATCATCAGGTATCAGcctgagaggaggaaggaggaaaatcaaCCAGAAGTGCAGGAAGAGAATGGGCAAATTGAAACAAAATTACAGGAAGAGAATGAGGAAAACGAAACAGAGGTGCAACAGGAGAATGGGGGAAATGAAATACAGGTGCAGGGGAAAACTGCACATGCAATAGAGAAGCTGACTCTCAGGAGACTATTTTTTCCAGgcagctccacccccactccactCTCTGGCCAGATTGTCTATGTTTGCTCCTCACTGCTTGTTCTGCTGCTGATTCTCCTCTGCCTGGTGCTGGCCCACTGGCCAAGTCTGCTTTCTGGAGACCCAGTGCCGGTTTCCATGGTTGTGCTGCTCCTGGTGCTCATCACTGGGATCACTGGGGTCATCTGGAGACAGCCACAGAGCTCCACTCGCCTTCAATTTAAGGTCCCTGctgtgcctctcctcccactcttGAGCATCTTTGTGAATGTTTGCCTTATGATGCAGATGTCAGCTGTCACCTGGGCCTGGTTTGGTGTCTGGATGCTGATTGGGTTTGCTCTCTACTTTGGCTATGGGATCCAGCAAAGCCTGGTTACTTGA